ATGCAGAAGGTCACCACATCGTTCTTGATGTACTGCATCGTGTCGTAGATCGCCAGGCCGGCGGTGATCGAGCCGCCAGGGGAGTTGATGTAAAGCTGAATGTCCTTCTCCGGGTCTTCACCGCTCAGAAAAAGCATCTGCGCGATGATGACGTTCGCGATATTGTCGTCGATCGGCGTCCCCAGAAAAATGATGTTGTCGCGAAGCAGACGGCTGTAGATGTCGTAGGCGCGCTCGCCACGACTCGTCTGCTCGATCACCATCGGTACCAGTCCCATATCGCTCTCTTTCTTTTGGTCGTTGAACTCTGGGTTGTGAGCTGAGGAGATTGCTGCTACGAGGCCAGCTTTTCGTAGAGCACGCTTGCAGTCTTCTCGCGGCGCATCTGCTCGCGAATCCGGTCCAGGCCGCCATCCTTCGACAACCGCTCGCGCAGTCCCTCAAGGGGCTCGCGCGACTGGAGCGAAAGCATCAGCAGCTCGCGATCCATATCTTCGTCGCTGACGGCAACATTTTCAGCTTCGCCGATCTTGTCCAGGATCATCGATGCCTTCACTTCATTCAGCGCCTGGTCGCGTTGTGCCTCGCGCAAGCGCCCAAAGTCGAGCTGGCGCATTGCCTCCGCCGTCATGCCTTGCTGCGCGAGCGCACGCAGACCGCGGTCGAGCCGCGCATCCACCTGTTGCTGCACAAACGACTCGGGAACAGGGAACTCGAACTTATGCACCAGCTCATCCAGCATCTTGTCGCGCGCCTGGCTCTCGAGCGCATTCTTCTTGCGGTCGGCCGCCATCTCGCGCAGCTTCGTCTCGAAGTCGTCCCATCTCTCGTAGTTGCCGAGCTGCTTGGCAAACTCCGCGTCACGCTCAGGGTAGATCTTCTTTTTGATGGCCTTTACGGTTACGTCATAGCCAACCGTTTGGCCGGCAAGACGCTGCTCACCAAACTCAGCAGGATAGGTCACCTCGAAGGTCAGCTCCTGTCCTGGCTTGGTGCCGCGCAGAGCGTCGTTGAATGCGGGCAGCGTGTTCTTGCCGCCGATCTCAACCAGCACATCTTCGCCGGTGATCGGCTCATGCTTGCTGGCGTTCTCAACGCCGTCCTCGGTGACTGTCTGGGCCAGGTCCTTCACCTCGCCCTTGAAGTTGATCTCTGCCCAGTCGCCATCCACCAGGGGGCGGTCTTCCTCGATCGGCTCAACCGTTGCATGGCTGTCGAGTACACGCGCCAGCTCCGCCTGGTATTCGTCTTCGGTCAGGGAGACGTCGGGCTTCTGGACCTTTACGCTGTCGTAGCCGGCAACACTGATCTCGGGCGCAACCTCGAAGGCGGCCTTGAACTTCAAAGGCTGGCCGTCGTGCAGTTGCAGGTCGAGCAACTGTGGCTCCGAGATCGGGCGTAGCTTCTGTTCGTCGATCGCCTTGCGGAATCGCTCGGACACCAGGCTCTCAAGAACCTCCTGTCGCAGCTCCTTGGCGAACTTCGAGCGCACCAGCGACTCCGGCACCTTGCCTGCGCGGAAGCCCGGGATACGCGCCAGCTTCTGGTAGCGCTTCGTCACGCTCTTGAAGGCCTTCGAAACCTCATCGGCTGCAACCTCGACTTCGATTTCGCGGGTCAGCTCTGGATTCAACGAAGGTCCATGATGATGGTGCTCATGGTCGTGATCGTGGTCGTGCGTATGTGTCGCTTCGGTCTGCGCTTCCGCCGGGGACTCTACAGCCCCATTCGTCTCTGTTGTCTCTGTCTGAGTCAAATCCATGCCTTCCAGTGTGGTTGCGCCAAATTACGTCGCAGCTACCGGCCCCAGCCAGCACCGCGCGATACGCACCTTCTTACTACTGTAAGTGGGTTCATTGTGGGGGGTCAAACCGCCTGGGACCACGATCAGGGCATGTTGCCCGGAACATCTGCCAGACCATTCGCGGACAGTGAACCGCCTGGGGGAAGCGCAAATATCTCGACACGGATACGCCATTGCACCGTCTGTCCGGGTCGAACAATTACCATGCCCGTATCCTGCCCCGTCCACTCCCGGCCGAAGGGGTCGTCGTAGTTGAACTGTGGCGAGATCGCCACATAGCCGCCATCCGCCGGGGCAGAAACATGCACTGCCTTGATTGTGGGACTCAACATTGTCATTCGCAGGCCGTAGTTGTTGATTGGGTCTCGAAATTCAGCGACGGGGCCGTTGTCCAGCGGCGCCTGGCGCAGGTTGACGAACGTGTCCTCAAGCGTCAGGTCGGCAAGCCTGGCGCCTCCACGCCCGCTGAAGTCGTACTTCGTGCCCGACACGTCCAGCAGTCTGCCTGTCGGCTCGTCGGCCCGTTGCAGTTCAAGGCGCGTCACGCTGGGCAATCGCAGAACAATGGCTTTCCGTGCATGGTTCTGGACCGCAAAGCGTGGGCGCCATCCCATGCCAACTGGCTCGGACTCATCTCCTGTATTGCGTGCAGTAAGCTTCATCTCCAGCACCCGGCTGCTTAGCTGGATCGTCGATGCAAGCTCCAGCGCCGACGGCCAACGGCCATCGAAATCTCCGGGCTGGTAGACCGCTTCCGACTCTCCGCCATCCGGCATTACATTCGTCTTCACGGAACTCGCCGGAGTGCGCAGCAGCAAACCTCCCGCGGCGATACTCAGTCCATTCACCCTCTCGGCGGGCAGGCGAATCGGCTTACCCTCCCACGCCGTCCCAAGGCTGTTGCCGCTTTGTGAGAATCCCAGGATTCTCCCGGCCCACGGAACTTCAAACGCGCCGCCCATCTTTAAACTCTCAGCGCCGTTTGCATCCTCGTCCTTTCCCTTCATTCGCTCCGCGGCTTCTGAGAGTGGAGGCGAGGCCAACAGGTTCACCTCACCCTTACCCGGAAGGTAGGCCTTGATCTGAAAGACATTCATTCCCCGTCCGGGGAGCAGCGTTACCGAGAGAAACTCCGGGACGGCGCCGCCTTCGATGGTCGAGCGCTCCAGTACCACCGGCTCCTGCCCCCCTGGTAATGCCACAGCGGGAGTGGCGCTCTGCGGAATTCCCTTCAACTCGCGCTTCAGGCGCGCGAACTGCCCTCGTAAGTGTTCGTGCCAGCCGATGGCCAGTGCAAGGACAATCACTGCCAGCGCGGTGATGGTAAGCACTCCGGAGCGCACCACCACAGCCTGCCATACACGGCTCATCAGAGTTGTCACGCCGTTGTCAGATCCTGAGCCATACCTTCGGTTCAATCTGAAATCCCCAATCCGCTACCTGCCGAAAATCTCAAAGAAAAGCCCCTAACTTGAAGAGAATACTAACTGAACGGCTTCTTTTCACAATCGTACCTGCCTGCCACTATCATGGGATGCAGTGAGACGTTCTGTTGTAAAGCCACTGCCGCCGGTTTTCCTTAAAGTTCAGCAAGCCATCACCACCTGCGAACTCTGTCCCCGTCTACGCCTCTACTGTAAGGCCATCGGGGAAAAGAAGCGCCGCGCCTATCGCGATCAAACCTACTGGGCACGCCCCGTACCGGGCTTTGGCGACCCGCGAGCCAGGGTATTGGTTCTGGGCCTTGCTCCTGGGGCGCATGGCGGAAACCGCACGGGAAGGATCTTTACCGGCGACGGCTCGGGCTACTTCTTGTATCCCGTTCTGCATGACACGGGCTTTGCCAATCAGGCTGAGAGCTACTCCATCGACGATGGCTTGCGGCTCCGCGATATCTGGATTGCGGCCGTGGCCCGCTGCGCACCCCCAGGAGATAAACCCACGCCGCAGGAGATACGCAACTGCCTGCCCCACCTTGCCGCAGAGATTGAACTGCTTCCCCGCGTTCGTGTCGTAGTTTGTCTTGGCAAGATCGCCTTTGATGGCTACCTGGCCTATTTGAAATCGAAGGACGTTATTACGCGCAAATCCGTCTACCGCTTTGCTCACGGAGCGCAATATCTGCTGCCCAACGGAGTAACTCTTCTGACGAGCTATCATCCTTCATTGCGAAATACCAATACCGGAAGGCTCAACCGGGCAATGTTTACCCGCATCTTCATTCGCGCAAGGGAACTGGCGGGTCTTGGGGAGGCATAACGAACTCTCTACAAGACAGCCTTACCAGCGGTTCTTCTGGGTAACATCAAGCGCCGCGAATGCTGGAGCGACTACCATTGCGATAAATGTGACGATGATCAGGAAAGTCCTCACGTGCACCACCTCACGAAGACTCTAGCGTGATATCTGTCTCAATCGATTGGCCATGCAACGCAGGGAACGTCAGTCGCCATTATCCTTGCTGGTTCGCGGGTAAACGTCGGCATCTACGGGGCGAAACCAACCAAAGCCGCAACCGTCGAATCCTATCAACCAGAGCGGGGACTGCATCCACGTCCGTCGCATATCGCAGGGGATAACGCATGAGTGCAAAAAACTATTGGCTGGCATTTGGTATTGGAGTCTCCGCGGGAGCGGCGATCGCCCTTCTTTATGCTCCGCAGAGTGGAGCGCGCACCCGCAAGCAGCTTCGTAAGGGCGTCGAAGGAGCTGTCGATGACGCCAGCGACTATCTGCACGATGCGGGCGATTACCTCAAGCAACAGGCCGAGCGGCTCGCCGACGAGGCCCAGGATGCCGTCAAGCGAGCCCGCAAACAGGCATCACACCTGGCCGATAAGGCAGGGGAGCAGGCCAGCGATCTGGCCGAATCGGTCTCCGATATCGTAGAGAGCGCCGTGAAGTCCGCCAAGGCCCTCGTCTGAAAACAATCAATCGGCGCTATGGAAGCTTGTGGCTTCGGCCACTCTACAAGCTGTCCTACTCTGACGGTCCCACAGCCACTACAAAGTAAGTGGCTGGCGTATCCCCGGCATTCTGTATGTAGTGCTTATCGCCAGCCACGCAGATTCCGACATCTCCGGCAACCATCGTTCTTGTCACTCCGTTGGTGGTTAGTGCAATTGTGCCCGATTGCACCAGCCATATCTCGCTGTGGAGATGCGTCTCCATAGGCTCATGCGGTGCGCCAACTTCCTGCGTCGTCTCATGAATCTCGAGCTGGATGTTTCCTGCCTTGAGCATTCCCTTCGTATAGCCGCGCGAAGCGCGCTTGGGAATGGAGCCAGTCCGCGCAGGTCCGGGTTTGAACACGCCGGACTGTATAGCGGCCAGCGACGCGTCCGCCGCATATACAGCCGATGGGCTCAAAGAGAGCAGGGCAGGCAACAGCGAGACAAACTCCCGACGGTCCAGCGTCATTTTGAGAAGATCTCCATCAATAGATTTATGAAGCGATTAAAACAATACGCCCCGGCCACATCGCCGGGGCATATTACTTCCATCTTTGTCGAGTAGGTTATACGGCCGACAGTGCAAAGCCAGCCACCTTGTCCTCGCCATCGTTCGAGATCGGACGATAGAACAACTGGTTGTTCTCCATGTAGACCTCGAGGAACGCTGGCCGCACCGCGATACCACCGGCGATCAGCGCCTCCGACAACGGGTCTTCGACGTACTTCTGCAGAGCTCTGCGAAGCGGGCGCGCACCATAGGTGCGGTCCGATGCAGTCTTCTCGATGATCCACTTCTTCGCCTCGTCGGTCACCGAGATCGTGATCGACTTGTGCACCAGGTTCACGTTCAACTGCTGCACCAGAAGCTCGAGGATTTGCATCAGGTCGTTGTCGTTCAACGAGGTGAAGATGATGATCTCGTCCAGACGGTTCAGGAACTCTGGATTGAAGGTGCGCTTGACCTCACCCTTCACCAGCTCCTCCATCTTGTCGAGCACCATGTCTTCCTTCTCGCTCTGGAAGCCCAGCCCCTGCCGCTTCTGCAGATGCTTCGCTCCAATGTTCGAGGTCATGATGATGATCGTGTTCTTGTAGTCGACCGTGTTGCCTAGGCCGTCGGTCAGCTGTCCGTCTTCAAACACCTGCAACAACAGGTTGAAGACATCCGGATGAGCCTTTTCGATCTCGTCCAGCAGAACGACGCAGTACGGATTGCGCTTCACGCGCTCCGTCAGCTGTCCGCCCTCCTCGTAGCCGACATATCCCGGAGGCGAACCGATCAGCTTCGAGACCGAGTGCTTCTCCATGAACTCCGACATGTCGAACCGGATCAGCGACTTCTCCGAA
This region of Acidobacteriota bacterium genomic DNA includes:
- the tig gene encoding trigger factor, coding for MDLTQTETTETNGAVESPAEAQTEATHTHDHDHDHEHHHHGPSLNPELTREIEVEVAADEVSKAFKSVTKRYQKLARIPGFRAGKVPESLVRSKFAKELRQEVLESLVSERFRKAIDEQKLRPISEPQLLDLQLHDGQPLKFKAAFEVAPEISVAGYDSVKVQKPDVSLTEDEYQAELARVLDSHATVEPIEEDRPLVDGDWAEINFKGEVKDLAQTVTEDGVENASKHEPITGEDVLVEIGGKNTLPAFNDALRGTKPGQELTFEVTYPAEFGEQRLAGQTVGYDVTVKAIKKKIYPERDAEFAKQLGNYERWDDFETKLREMAADRKKNALESQARDKMLDELVHKFEFPVPESFVQQQVDARLDRGLRALAQQGMTAEAMRQLDFGRLREAQRDQALNEVKASMILDKIGEAENVAVSDEDMDRELLMLSLQSREPLEGLRERLSKDGGLDRIREQMRREKTASVLYEKLAS
- a CDS encoding uracil-DNA glycosylase; protein product: MRRSVVKPLPPVFLKVQQAITTCELCPRLRLYCKAIGEKKRRAYRDQTYWARPVPGFGDPRARVLVLGLAPGAHGGNRTGRIFTGDGSGYFLYPVLHDTGFANQAESYSIDDGLRLRDIWIAAVARCAPPGDKPTPQEIRNCLPHLAAEIELLPRVRVVVCLGKIAFDGYLAYLKSKDVITRKSVYRFAHGAQYLLPNGVTLLTSYHPSLRNTNTGRLNRAMFTRIFIRARELAGLGEA
- a CDS encoding YtxH domain-containing protein yields the protein MSAKNYWLAFGIGVSAGAAIALLYAPQSGARTRKQLRKGVEGAVDDASDYLHDAGDYLKQQAERLADEAQDAVKRARKQASHLADKAGEQASDLAESVSDIVESAVKSAKALV
- a CDS encoding cupin domain-containing protein — encoded protein: MDRREFVSLLPALLSLSPSAVYAADASLAAIQSGVFKPGPARTGSIPKRASRGYTKGMLKAGNIQLEIHETTQEVGAPHEPMETHLHSEIWLVQSGTIALTTNGVTRTMVAGDVGICVAGDKHYIQNAGDTPATYFVVAVGPSE